From one Lolium rigidum isolate FL_2022 chromosome 4, APGP_CSIRO_Lrig_0.1, whole genome shotgun sequence genomic stretch:
- the LOC124648917 gene encoding RING-H2 finger protein ATL39-like produces MSTAQSPATAVAAAVEKSKHWAPHGPALTACLVSINLLMILLIFFYFWRFFSGKRGPLAPGGGNDEEAPSSSADSSPETSPRGSRRLTDPDQLPVSVYDSSSDDDAAAGGKAECAVCIVEFRDGELVRLLPRCGHRFHAACVDAWLRLHSTCPLCRADVVAPAPAAAEAKNDDPKDDGGAECPV; encoded by the coding sequence ATGTCAACGGCCCAGAGCCCTGcgaccgcggtggcggcggcggtggagaagaGCAAGCACTGGGCTCCGCACGGCCCGGCGCTGACGGCCTGCCTCGTCAGCATCAACCTGCTCAtgatcctcctcatcttcttctactTCTGGCGGTTCTTCTCCGGGAAGCGAGGTCCCTTGGCCCCCGGCGGCGGAAACGACGAGGAGGCGCCATCCTCGTCGGCCGACAGTTCACCGGAGACGTCTCCAAGGGGGTCCAGGCGCCTGACCGACCCCGACCAGCTGCCCGTTTCCGTGTACGActcgagcagcgacgacgacgccgccgccggcgggaaGGCGGAGTGCGCGGTGTGCATCGTGGAGTTCCGCGACGGCGAGCTGGTGCGCCTCTTGCCTCGCTGCGGGCACCGGTTCCACGCGGCGTGCGTCGACGCGTGGCTGCGGCTCCACTCTACGTGCCCGCTCTGCCGCGCTGACGTCGTTGCcccggcgccggccgccgccgaggccAAGAACGACGACCCCAAGGACGACGGCGGTGCAGAGTGTCCTGTGTGA